In the genome of Mucisphaera calidilacus, one region contains:
- a CDS encoding phage tail tube protein: MADQFVLGMNAKIYQGTAGDDLTNLTEMSNVKDVTLNLEAGEADVTTRANAGWRATAPTLRECTAEFEMLWQPGDAGFDAIKTAFLTASTISLAVLTGEKSTSGTEGPHGDFSITNFSRSEPLEEGVTVSVTAKLAVFTEWVEVA; the protein is encoded by the coding sequence GTGGCCGATCAATTCGTCCTTGGCATGAACGCCAAGATCTACCAGGGCACCGCCGGTGACGACCTGACCAACCTGACCGAGATGAGCAACGTCAAGGACGTGACGCTCAACCTCGAAGCGGGTGAGGCGGACGTCACCACCCGCGCCAACGCGGGGTGGCGGGCGACCGCACCGACGCTGCGCGAGTGCACCGCCGAGTTCGAGATGCTCTGGCAGCCGGGTGACGCGGGCTTCGACGCGATCAAGACCGCGTTCCTCACCGCCTCCACGATCAGCCTGGCCGTGCTCACCGGCGAGAAGTCCACCTCCGGCACCGAAGGCCCGCACGGCGACTTCTCGATCACGAACTTTAGCCGCAGCGAGCCGCTCGAAGAAGGCGTGACCGTCAGCGTGACGGCCAAGCTCGCGGTGTTCACAGAGTGGGTGGAGGTGGCCTGA
- a CDS encoding DUF2190 family protein, whose translation MTQARFIHEGKGIDYTPAPGSDVSAGDIVVLGDGLVGIAKHDIAAGQLGTLELTGVYDIAKASGIIAAGEKVYWDADGNPLDGVALSGAATTTEPSNTLLGKAVADAANGDPAVRAVLLQNA comes from the coding sequence ATGACACAAGCACGCTTTATCCACGAAGGCAAAGGCATCGACTACACCCCTGCGCCAGGAAGTGACGTGAGCGCCGGCGACATCGTGGTCCTCGGCGACGGCCTTGTCGGCATCGCCAAGCACGATATCGCGGCGGGTCAGCTGGGTACGCTCGAGCTCACCGGCGTCTACGACATCGCCAAGGCCTCGGGCATCATCGCGGCCGGCGAGAAGGTCTACTGGGACGCCGACGGCAACCCGCTTGACGGCGTAGCGCTTAGCGGGGCAGCGACCACCACCGAGCCGAGCAACACGCTGCTTGGCAAGGCCGTCGCTGACGCTGCTAACGGCGACCCAGCCGTCCGCGCGGTCCTGCTGCAAAACGCCTGA